The proteins below come from a single Clupea harengus chromosome 21, Ch_v2.0.2, whole genome shotgun sequence genomic window:
- the LOC105912601 gene encoding serrate RNA effector molecule homolog produces RGLRFRLRYHPEDTERRDAETHNALQKRLGVFMYLLGKGWFDNVTLDIAQAPAIIKVLDAVQIRFEGGTENDLRVLEMPTKKQGEKEERRKGEEEERRKKEERRKEERRKGEEERRKREEEERRKKEERRKEERLLSGEIQSEAQKQDEGQAVDPENILTPGAEKLARKRKHIEGEDISESAAAASILHPFDQSAEWETGGKKRTEDTSNRDKEDKKGYYSTQVAAVPSSFSLLVLFSFFVEMKRYIEEEEDEGEKAEDGKSEESEDGEVGKGGQTENKIDEERGDEREEERGDERGDDGGEKRGEGDKEARRDAPPLPRQLHKTRSLFMRGIPPSICKKEIVNLFVKYPGFMRVCLSEPHADHRFFRRCWVTFDYLANIQDICLQLQNARWHDYKLSPVVHRELCRRVRAANGITQHRTLLQDHIRLAAKLIRTLDRRWTFWGEDHDQGNPVLRNVSQHLVEEVSAEEEELTGHVGGVIPQSEVAVETDNKLVKVLDCLLLYLRIVHSVDFYSACQHSGEHDMPSCCGTVHVRGPTPASRVPVEQVLDWQKRFEDKLNHLFFPRERLGDEEAENMGRRHSQQEVEKFVTANTRELDKEKWLCVLCGKRFKGSEFVRKHLLARHGEEVEEVRKEALFFNNFLMDPKRPYFPGMRSPPPRPPRPGQEGGGPGLPFSPLCLWGFGKTSPPLVSYEDEPTPRQL; encoded by the exons CGGGGGCTCAGGTTCCGCCTCAGATACCACCCAGAAGACACTGAGCGTCGGGATGCCGAGACCCACAATGCTTTGCAGAAGAGACTGGGCGTCTTCATGTACCTCCTGGGAAAGGGCTGGTTTGATAATGTCACACTGGACATTGCGCAAGCCCCAGCCATCATAAAGGTGTTAGACGCAG TCCAAATACGGTttgagggaggaacagagaatGACCTGCGGGTTCTGGAGATGCCCAcgaagaaacagggagagaaggaggagaggaggaagggagaggaggaggagaggagaaagaaggaggagaggagaaaggaggagaggcggaagggggaggaggagaggaggaagagagaggaggaggagaggagaaagaaggaggagaggagaaaggaggagaggcttCTCTCTGGAGAAATCCAGTCTGAGGCCCAAAAGCAAGATGAGGGCCAAGCCGTAGATCCAGAGAACATACTCACACCCGGGgcagagaag CTGGCCAGGAAAAGGAAGCACATTGAGGGGGAGGATATCAGTGAGTCTGCAGCCGCGGCCTCCATCTTGCATCCCTTCGACCAATCAGCTGAATGGGAAACAGGCGGGAAGAAACGAACGGAGGACACTTCAAATAGAGACAAAGAGGACAAAAAAG gatattatag TACACAAGTGGCAGCCGTTCCATCCTCCTTTTCTCTACtcgttttgttttcattctttgtagagatgaagagatatattgaggaggaggaggatgaaggggAGAAGGCTGAGGACGGTAAGAGTGAAGAGAGCGAGGATGGGGAGGTGGGGAAGGGTGGGCAGACAGAGAATAAgatagatgaggagagaggagacgagagggaagaagagaggggagatgagaggggggatgacggaggagagaaaaggggagagggggataaggAGGCTCGAAGAGACGCACCACCACTCCCACGCCAACTCCACAAGACCCGGTCTCTGTTCATGAGAGGCATCCCCCCGTCAATCTGCAAGAAGGAGATTGTGAAT TTGTTTGTAAAGTACCCCGGCTtcatgagagtgtgtctgtcggAGCCCCATGCTGAtcacag GTTCTTTAGACGCTGCTGGGTGACCTTTGACTACTTGGCCAACATCCAGGACATCTGCTTGCAATTGCAAAATGCCCGA tggcatGACTATAAGCTGTCTCCAGTGGTTCACCGTGAGCTGTGTCGGCGGGTGCGTGCTGCTAATGGTATCACTCAGCACAGGACCTTACTGCAGGACCACATCAGACTGGCAGCCAAACTGATCCGCACCCTGGACCGCAGGTGGACCTTCTGGGGAGAAGACCACGATCAGGGG AACCCTGTCCTGAGGAATGTCTCTCAACACCTGGTGGAGGAGGTCAgcgctgaggaggaggagctaaCTGGACACGTGGGCGGGGTCATCCCTCAGAGTGAGGTTGCCGTGGAGACAGACAACAAGTTGGTCAAG GTGCTGGATTGTCTGCTTCTGTACCTGCGTATTGTTCACTCCGTAGATTTCTACAGCGCCTGCCAGCACTCAGGGGAACACGACATGCCCAGCTGTTGTGGCACCGTCCACGTGCGGGGACCCACTCCTGCCAGCAGGGTGCCCGTCGAGCAGG tgttGGACTGGCAGAAGAGGTTTGAGGACAAACTGAACCATTTGTTTTTCCCACGGGAGCGTCTGGGTGACGAGGAGGCGGAGAACATGGGCCGGAGGCACTCCCAACAGGAAGTGGAGAAGTTTGTAACGGCAAACACACGGGAGCTGGACAAGGAGAAGTggttgtgtgttctctgtgggAAGaggtttaag GGGTCAGAGTTCGTCCGTAAGCACCTCCTCGCCAGACacggggaggaggtggaggaggtgaggaaggAGGCGCTCTTTTTCAACAACTTCCTCATGGACCCCAAAAGGCCCTACTTCCCCGGGATGAGGTCTCCGCCCCCCCGGCCCCCCAGGCCAGGACAGG AAGGAGGAGGTCCTGGGCTGCcattctctcctctgtgtctttgGGGCTTTGGCAAGACGAGCCCACCCCTCGTCAGCTATGAgg ACGAGCCCACCCCTCGTCAGCTATGA
- the LOC122128583 gene encoding serrate RNA effector molecule homolog: MADSDDEYGRYRMDKFHPERGDYDPVRVREDLRGDHDPVRVREDLRGDHDPVRVREDLRGDHDPVRLREDLRGDHDPSRVREDLREDHNPSRVREDRRGDHDPSRVREDLRGDHNPSRVREDRRGDHRKDRVRERSREQDRKERRRHEKGQRHREKGHRRHDRGHGQHDRGHGQHERGHSHYEKSEQFTPSAQDLGCFQPLPERVRRDWHDAGREHCYGGGDFRSMVGGRGVNYPPPHPWVYPEAPPMQQNHATFIPPRFGGGADATPGCPPAALKGFKEFLLGLDPAVGEVEAVRCYSDYKVTFRRQQIEAFFLAHREEEWYD; encoded by the exons ATGGCAGACAGTGATGACGAATATGGTCGCTATCGGATGGATAAGTTTCACCCTGAGAGGGGTGACTACGATCCCGTTCGAGTGAGAGAGGACCTGAGGGGAGACCACGATCCCGTTCGAGTGAGGGAGGACCTGAGGGGAGACCACGATCCCGTTCGAGTGAGGGAGGACCTGAGGGGAGACCACGATCCCGTTCGATTGAGGGAGGACCTGAGGGGAGACCACGATCCCTCTCGAGTGAGGGAGGACCTGAGGGAAGACCACAATCCGTCTCGAGTGAGGGAGGACCGGCGGGGAGACCACGATCCCTCTCGAGTGAGGGAGGACCTGAGGGGAGACCACAATCCGTCTCGAGTGAGGGAGGACCGGCGGGGAGACCACCGTAAAGACAG GGTGCGGGAGAGGAGCCGGGAGCAAGACAGGAAGGAGCGCCGAAGGCATGAGAAGGGTCAACGCCACCGTGAGAAAGGTCACAGACGTCATGACAGGGGTCACGGACAGCATGACAGGGGTCACGGACAGCACGAAAGGGGACACAGCCACTATGAGAAGAGCGAGCAGTTCACACCTTCCGCACAGGACCTGGGCTGCTTCCAGCCTTTGCCTGAACGGGTGAGGAGAGACTG GCATGACGCTGGTAGGGAGCACTGCTATGGAGGGGGTGATTTTAGGTCcatggtgggggggaggggtgttaattacccccctccccacccctggGTCTACCCTGAAGCTCCTCCCATGCAGCAGAATCATGCCACCTTCATACCACCCAG GTTCGGTGGCGGCGCAGATGCCACCCCCGGCTGCCCCCCCGCCGCGCTGAAGGGCTTTAAGGAGTTCCTGCTGGGTCTGGACCCTGCAGTGGGAGAGGTGGAGGCGGTCAGGTGCTACAGCGACTACAAGGTCACCTTCAGGAGGCAGCAGATAGAAGCCTTCTTCCtagcacacagagaggaggagtggtatgat